A DNA window from Flavisolibacter ginsenosidimutans contains the following coding sequences:
- a CDS encoding sensor histidine kinase produces the protein MRKIVLSFSVAFVLLLAVIVLNRVTYNNTKGYTLRTDHSNRIIKLYDRIGNQLRSAEIFSPSYEQSAAGGLYAVYKADADSMVNTLFRLQKEVIDRKEQITIVDSMLFLTKRHIDVLRKKNILELINTREDWRFGELLQIQQLIDRGSKLEEALLVQRRAGLDRSNRQNNLLTVSLAVFALSIIIATFFSQFYLSKKSKWLEGFLESVLNTSQNGLLHCRAVRKKKEIVDFKLVYANKASSDLLDADPKTFVGKRWSEIPAFKDASLFTACANVIATQQEAELEHIQKLANAEKSFALSVAKLKDGVTISFYENTDIKKTAQELKKNITALEQTNRELEEYAYAASHDLQEPLRKIKTFGIFLKESQYQRLDDKGQQQLDKIIQATERMTMLIKDLLSFSGLKTKNEEFELTDLNEILNNVLQDLEVMIEQKHAIVTHERLPETYAIPVQINQLFYNLVNNSLKFSKADLPLHLDVSCKPVQSKDIADVVGLNPGETYYEIIFSDNGIGFNQHYARQIFELFKRLHDKGRYAGSGIGLSLCKKVVTNHNGIIVANGKEGVGAQFYIYLPQSPSFKTPSAQEDE, from the coding sequence ATGCGTAAAATTGTTTTGTCATTCTCCGTTGCTTTCGTCCTGCTCCTTGCGGTGATTGTATTAAACCGCGTTACTTATAACAATACCAAAGGTTACACGCTTCGGACCGACCATTCAAACCGGATAATTAAACTTTACGACAGGATCGGAAACCAGTTGCGCAGCGCCGAAATTTTTTCTCCATCCTATGAACAGTCGGCTGCCGGCGGCCTGTACGCCGTTTACAAAGCCGATGCCGACAGCATGGTAAACACGCTTTTTCGTCTGCAAAAGGAAGTCATTGACCGGAAAGAACAAATAACCATTGTTGATTCGATGCTGTTTTTGACCAAGCGGCACATTGACGTGCTGCGGAAAAAAAACATTCTTGAACTGATAAACACCCGGGAAGACTGGCGCTTTGGCGAACTGCTACAAATTCAACAACTCATTGACAGAGGATCGAAGTTGGAAGAGGCTTTGCTCGTTCAGCGAAGAGCCGGCCTTGACCGCTCAAATCGCCAGAACAACCTGCTGACGGTTTCACTTGCCGTTTTTGCGCTGTCTATCATCATTGCCACGTTTTTCAGCCAGTTTTATTTGAGCAAGAAAAGCAAATGGCTCGAAGGATTTTTGGAGTCGGTTTTGAACACGTCGCAAAACGGTCTTCTTCATTGCCGCGCCGTTCGGAAGAAAAAAGAGATCGTGGATTTCAAGCTCGTTTATGCAAATAAAGCCAGCAGCGATTTGTTGGATGCTGATCCCAAAACATTTGTGGGCAAACGCTGGAGCGAAATACCCGCCTTTAAAGACGCGTCGCTTTTTACGGCTTGTGCAAACGTCATTGCCACGCAACAGGAAGCCGAACTGGAGCATATTCAAAAACTGGCGAACGCAGAAAAGTCCTTTGCCTTGTCGGTAGCAAAACTAAAAGACGGCGTAACAATTTCGTTTTACGAAAACACCGACATAAAAAAAACGGCGCAGGAACTAAAGAAAAACATCACGGCGCTTGAGCAAACCAACCGCGAGTTAGAAGAATACGCCTACGCCGCCAGCCACGATTTGCAAGAGCCGCTGCGCAAAATCAAAACCTTTGGCATTTTTTTGAAAGAATCGCAATACCAACGGCTTGACGACAAAGGCCAACAACAACTGGACAAAATTATACAGGCCACCGAGCGAATGACGATGCTGATTAAAGACCTGCTTTCGTTTTCGGGATTGAAAACAAAAAACGAAGAATTTGAACTGACCGATTTAAACGAGATTTTGAACAACGTACTGCAAGACCTGGAAGTTATGATCGAACAAAAACACGCCATCGTCACCCACGAAAGGTTGCCGGAAACCTACGCCATTCCCGTGCAAATCAACCAGCTTTTTTACAACCTCGTGAACAATTCGCTTAAATTTTCTAAGGCCGATTTGCCCCTGCATTTAGACGTGAGTTGCAAACCGGTTCAAAGCAAGGACATCGCCGACGTGGTGGGTTTGAACCCCGGCGAAACGTACTACGAAATTATTTTCAGCGACAACGGCATCGGCTTTAACCAGCATTACGCAAGACAAATTTTTGAACTGTTCAAGCGCCTGCACGACAAGGGCCGTTACGCCGGCTCGGGCATTGGGCTATCGCTGTGTAAAAAGGTAGTTACAAATCACAATGGCATTATCGTAGCCAACGGTAAAGAAGGTGTCGGCGCACAGTTTTACATTTACCTTCCGCAATCACCGTCGTTCAAAACCCCCTCTGCGCAAGAAGACGAATGA
- the miaA gene encoding tRNA (adenosine(37)-N6)-dimethylallyltransferase MiaA: MQHAQKTVIIIAGPTAAGKTSVAIEIAKHLATEIISADSRQCYKELNVGVARPSEEELKAVPHHFIASHSIQQKVTAATFEEYALQKAAELFQQHDTVVMVGGTGLYIKAFAEGMDPIPHVPETVHKEIVSAYREKGIEWLREEIKIQDPLFWQKGETQNPQRMMRALEVAKAAGQSIFSFQKGEKKHRDFNVIKIALELPKETLHRNINTRVDKMMNEGLLEEVKSLQPYQYLNALQTVGYKELFAHLKNEVSLNEAVEAIKQNTRQYAKRQLTWFRKDKKYSWCAPLAEDVIRLLAQRGF; encoded by the coding sequence GTGCAACACGCTCAAAAAACCGTTATCATTATTGCCGGGCCAACAGCCGCCGGGAAGACTTCGGTTGCCATTGAAATAGCAAAACATTTGGCTACGGAAATTATTTCGGCGGACAGCCGGCAGTGTTACAAAGAATTGAACGTTGGTGTTGCCCGCCCGTCGGAAGAAGAACTAAAAGCCGTTCCGCATCACTTCATCGCTTCGCATTCCATTCAGCAAAAAGTGACGGCCGCAACCTTTGAGGAATATGCGCTGCAAAAAGCGGCTGAACTCTTTCAACAACACGATACAGTTGTAATGGTTGGCGGCACGGGCTTGTACATAAAAGCTTTTGCCGAGGGCATGGACCCAATTCCACATGTGCCCGAAACCGTTCACAAAGAAATTGTTTCGGCTTATAGGGAAAAGGGCATTGAATGGTTGCGGGAAGAAATCAAAATACAAGACCCGCTGTTTTGGCAAAAAGGCGAAACGCAAAATCCGCAACGAATGATGCGGGCTTTGGAAGTAGCGAAAGCGGCAGGCCAATCCATTTTTTCTTTTCAAAAAGGAGAGAAGAAGCACCGCGATTTCAACGTGATTAAAATTGCATTGGAGTTGCCGAAAGAAACGCTTCACCGCAACATCAACACACGCGTTGACAAAATGATGAACGAAGGTTTGCTGGAGGAAGTAAAATCGCTTCAGCCGTATCAATACCTGAACGCTTTGCAGACCGTGGGCTATAAAGAATTGTTTGCCCATCTAAAAAATGAAGTCTCTTTGAATGAAGCCGTCGAAGCCATTAAACAAAACACGCGGCAGTATGCCAAGCGGCAATTAACCTGGTTCCGGAAAGACAAAAAATATTCGTGGTGTGCTCCGCTTGCAGAAGACGTCATTCGTCTTCTTGCGCAGAGGGGGTTTTGA